One segment of Neobacillus endophyticus DNA contains the following:
- the aroD gene encoding type I 3-dehydroquinate dehydratase, which produces MQKVKKKKSISVREVIIGEGAPKICVPMVGSSLEELKEEALFFKTIDLDLVEWRADFFEDVEDISKVKEALIVIRSILKDIPLIFTFRSKREGGEKEISSDYYFELNKEIVKTEAVDLIDIELFNNEQQIKEAVKTAQEHDVFVIISNHDFEKTPPKEEILHRLKKAQELGADLPKMAVMPHTAADVLTLLEATNIMEQQYAKTPIITMSMGGKGVISRLAGEIFGSALTFGSALKPSAPGQVSVKELRQTLNLIHSNQ; this is translated from the coding sequence TTGCAAAAAGTTAAGAAAAAGAAATCCATATCAGTCCGGGAAGTGATCATAGGAGAAGGGGCTCCTAAAATTTGTGTACCAATGGTTGGAAGTTCACTAGAGGAGCTAAAGGAAGAAGCACTTTTTTTTAAAACGATCGATCTGGACCTAGTAGAATGGAGGGCCGACTTTTTTGAAGATGTTGAAGATATTTCAAAAGTAAAAGAGGCGCTGATCGTCATTCGCTCCATCTTGAAGGATATTCCGCTCATTTTTACATTCAGAAGCAAACGGGAGGGCGGCGAAAAGGAAATCAGTTCAGACTATTATTTTGAGCTTAACAAGGAAATAGTGAAAACAGAAGCAGTGGATTTAATTGACATTGAATTATTTAATAATGAGCAACAAATTAAAGAAGCGGTTAAAACAGCTCAAGAACATGATGTTTTTGTAATTATCTCCAATCATGATTTTGAAAAAACACCTCCAAAAGAGGAAATCCTTCACCGTTTGAAAAAGGCGCAGGAACTGGGTGCCGATTTGCCGAAAATGGCCGTCATGCCGCATACGGCAGCTGACGTTCTAACATTACTGGAAGCGACCAACATCATGGAACAGCAATATGCAAAAACTCCCATCATCACCATGTCAATGGGAGGAAAAGGTGTCATCAGCCGCTTGGCCGGCGAAATATTTGGCTCAGCACTAACATTCGGCTCAGCACTCAAACCATCCGCCCCTGGCCAAGTATCCGTAAAAGAACTACGGCAAACATTAAATCTAATCCATTCCAATCAATAG